The Seriola aureovittata isolate HTS-2021-v1 ecotype China chromosome 16, ASM2101889v1, whole genome shotgun sequence genomic interval CGCTTCTAAGAGCCTGACCAGAAAGTGTGTGACTAAGACACAAGCTGCACAAATGTGGGATTTATGTTCCAGTTCAATTGaagtatttcatgttttactttacttttacaaaAAGGACTCTCTGTTGGTATCTTAGGGGCTAGTCTGAAAGTGTTTTGTATCTTCAGAAAGTATTTTTCCAAAAAGAGATATTGGAAAAGTGGTGTTTTATTACAAGTAGGGTCATCGTATAATTGGATTAATAGATGGTAATAGTTTTTTTGCACCAAGTTTTAAAAGGtcctgctctatttgaaaagtgccttgagataacttctgttgtgaattggcactataaaaaaaaaaaaaaaaaaaaaaaaattgacttgactaaGTCTCACCTTATCTGCTGTTAATTGGCCTCCTGCTGGAGCATTTTCCTGGGCCTCTGGCTTTGACTCACTCTGCGAGGAGGGAGCAGTTGCCTTGGGTCCAGCCACATCGTTGAGCTTGGCCTCTGTGTTAGACTTGTTGCTCTCTACTTTAGAGTCACCTTCCACTCCTGTATCCTTCGGCCGCTTGGGAGATGCCTACCAAAGATTTGAGGAGGTGTCAGAGACAATGAACTGAATATGAAACTCTCTACTTGGACTGTGTATGACTGACAGGCTCAAAGCTCACCTCTGTGGACTCCTCTGCTTTTCGTTTGGTTCCTCCCCTCTCGTTCTTCTCGTCGATGACCAGGGCCCCTTCATCCTCATCACTACTGCCCTCAGCATCTGCTTTCTCCGAACTACCTGTATCCCCAGCTCCTTCTGATGCATTGTCTTTCTTTGATGACTAAAGGCAGAGATTTAAATATTagtgtaagaaaagaaaagaaagattggGACCACAAGTGTTTCAAGACAAAAACTGGTTGAACACTCAAAGAGGACATGTCATACCGACATGAAGATTTTTGTGGAAATCATCATTGTACACtctggagttttcttgtaaacaaacgAAAGTTCTGATTATATTCAGTGTTCACACCAAAATGATGTGTGTATCCTAGAGGtctaacaaacatgttgaagtCTTTCCATTTGCATTCTTGCAAATCCATCTTTCTAGCTTGCAGTAATTCTTCCCTGGCTTTGATGGCCACTTGATGGCTACTTGTCCATCAGTGCACTAATGTGCTTTGCTTGGCTGCAAGTTTCGGGCTTTTTGGCTAAACAagccatttgtttttccttcacttAACCTCAATGCTTGATTATCGTTAGGCAACTCATTATGTGCTCCAAGTAAAAACATTGGGCATGTATCCTAAGAATTAACCCACCTCGTAGCCTTCATGTGTGACGGTGGGGTTGTTCTCGATCTCCCAGAGTCCCTCAGCAAAGCCCTTCCTCTTGTTTGCTTTTCCAAACTTCTCCTTACATTCATCATACGGGAACAAATCCTTTGCCCCCAGGAATGCCCTATAGTGGTCAAACATTACtctcattattttctaaatatgtACACCCATCCAGTCAACCACACAATTTGTGTACATTTGGACAGATGGCAACACATTATATTTCCTCACTATATATTCTAACGATTAAAATAATTAGTCGATTCAGCTACATGAGCTTGAGCTACATAAATTTATCACAGACAATCATGGCCAGTTTAAGAAAACTTATCTTGGACAATGAGGTGATTAAGGGAAATTTAGATCTGACATTGTTGAGGAGTGGTCACAGAGTCATCGAAGttgtaaaaaattattttccGGAAACCATGTATATCTATATGGAATTTAATGACAATGTGTCTAGTAGTTGCAAAGAGGCAAACATTAGTTCAAGtaagatatttaattttttttcaaatgcttcAAGTATCTGGCTTAATTTAGGCTCCACTTTGAATAAGGttaataatgttaattaattaaaatactcACGTCTCATGTGTTCCAAAAAAGAACACCTGGTATTTGTTTGAGGGCGACTTCACTGCTCCTTCAGGTAATTCATCAATCTGTGAATTAAGAATGTAGCCTGTTAAAAAAGGATGCTGATCAACCCAAAAATCCTCACAGCTCTTTAGGTAGTAAAATGATAATGAAGTAAAACACTAACTCAAAAGTAGATTCTGATACTAACGAACACAGGTCCTCAAGATCAGTGTCATATGAAAGACAGTCACTTATATTCTGAATGATGTTACAAGTTAAAAATCTACATTTCAAAAACGCATTCAGAGCTCAAATATGTATCCAAATGCCATTCCTGAGGATCAACCTGAatggattattttctttattgattaaCCTGTTGATTCTCCTTTTCCTATAGTGAAGAAAGGCTTAGAAAAGGCACAAGTTGTGAGAGTTCAAGGTAACATTGTcacattgcttgttttgttagACCAACAGGCCAAAGCCCCaacatttctttaatttataacaataaaagactgaaaagcaaatcctcacatttgagcaggttgaaccagaaaatatttggcagttttacttgataaattactaaagttttgatttttaaaattattgACCATTCACTTTGTGTAAATTTACTAACAAATTAACATTTGGGCTTTTAATGCTAAATTAATCTCATATGACTGGAGAATCATGCAACATAATGGAGTTATTTTAGCTTGATGAGCTCATAATGGCTACTGTAAAATCCCCTCTAATCTAACTCCTGATGAGCCTAGTGAGAGCAGGGGTCACTACGCTTCCTTCTCATGTTTAACATCCTTGCAGTGCACTGTTTTGGCTCCACCACTCTGCaagtatttgttgtgttttatagaGACATGGAGGCACAGGAAAGCACTATTATGATGGCTAAGCGTGGCGTCCGTTTGCCTCTGCCAGACCTCCTGCCAGACAGGCCTTTTGGCATTCCCAGATAGGGCCACTGTGTCAGGATAGGTGGGGCAGGGCCTGAAGCCTGCTGAGATGAGGCACAGCTGATAAGACTaagaaaaaggagggaagaggCACAAACCAATAATGACAGACAAGTCATTATTAGGGGCAATAACAGGaattcattagtttttatttagaGGCACTTTTAATAAACCAAAGGTGAATTTTTGTGTGGCTAGGTGTGATAAATCTTAGTTAACTGCATAAATGGctgctgaaacagaaacaatgaCTTAAACTACAATCTAATGTTTCCCTCTCAACTCCCCTTCAACTACACAGGCCAGTGGTGGTTAGGGATTGCATGTTGTTTGATGTCCACATTTTTCCGTTGTAATTTTGGCTCTAGTGCAGTGTGGTGCAAGTTGCAAACtgtttagattatttttatCCCTCCTTTCTCTTACTTTGTACGCATAAAAATATGATTGAGGCTGCGTTTTGGAGGCAAACTTAGTGTAACTGACTATAAAGTTCACATTTTCTCCCATGCTGACTGATTAGGAAAGACTGACGGCAATGTTAGgctactgtgtgtttattgacCACCGTTTTTAATAGCCGGGACCAAATTTTAACGTAATGGACATGATTTTAACGGCACGAGCAGAAACACTGTCACTTATCACAACAAGTGTAGGCAGGCAGTCATGTTTACAAAGTACCAAAGCATATGGCTACACAAGCAGCCATGTGTAGTTTGTAATGcaacagttatttaaaaaaaaaaaaaaaaaaaaaaagcaaaaaacttAGAACTAATTTAACACATAGCTGAGTAACAGTGTGGCTTCGTGTTATTAGCCCAACTGTAACTTTACAATaacattttctgctgcacaGACGTTACTGTTGTGGGTGACATGACCGTTATTTTGCAGCCTACGTTCTGTTACCCAACTGCTCTTTTTAACGGTTAAGCTCAAAGTTAACATTAGCCTAACCTAACAGGCCCCCCTGGAGACCGAAGCGCCACATGAAAAGCAGCGTTAGTGGCAAAGCGCAGCTAGCAACGACATTCATATTAAGTTAGCCGTGCGTGGTAATGAGGTGTCTGCCCACACGATGAATCACTCGAAAGAAATTTGCAACCGTCTACGGTGAGCTAGCTGTGTGTGGATGCTGGGCAACGTTAGCTAACACGACCGAGCTAGGCTAACTCATGGTAGCTAACCACTGTTAGGCCTCACAGGTAAACAAGTGATAGGAGCAGGCTACCACACGGACTGAAATGAAGACCAAACCTAAAGCTGGAAACAAGATATTTAACGTCGTGTGCTTACCCTCGCAGGCCAGTGTGGGTACCCCTTCATTTTAGCAAACACAAGATCTCCAGGTTTGTATTCCTTTTGCCTGTTGGACCTCGGCATGTTTCTTGAAGAAATGGCTTGCTATGTCAGATATGTGTAATTAAAACACAGTGgtagttttaatgtgaaacaaaatCCGGATTGGTCAGCACCTGCAACAAACAAGCCAGGCGTCGGTTTGTCATCCAAATAAACCAGGCGCGGAAAACTGGAGCGAAGACGCGACAGGCGACTTTTTTTCGCGGATCCTGTGGACTGTAACCACGGTCGGTAGTAGCGACACCGTTctggtgtgtgtttaaataaCGTTACAAATTAGACTTAAATGCTGTAACTATCTGGTTTACACGttatcccacaatgcactggcTCGTCCCTCGGACTGTTTGGGTTTGAAATTGAAACCCGCTTCCCTCCGCAGACGCGCCCCCAGTACCTGATGAAGTTGCACAGTTAGCGCCCCTGTTGACTCCTACTGAGAATTTCTCATGTAGAAAATAACAGCACCAAATTTAGAAGAGCAGTCACTAAATTAGCTATTACCTTGATGATGTGAATGCGGTTTGATTGAGAGGGAAATTCACTTTTACAAACGCTTTCCTCTAATATATTGACCTTTTGTCACCTAAAGGAAAACTTAATTTACATGGCTGAATGAACCTGCTAGGATGCATCTGGGGAAAATAAATCTCCAATTATGTGCAGGTTTTCTACATCGCAGAAAGACCTGGACCTAGACATTTAAATAGAAACTAATTTAATCGGAACTAAGAGGCTAGCCATGGCTGTCCCAATTCACTAGAGTTCCCCATGGCAAAAATGAACTACCGGCGCCTATTCAGCCCCTTGATTTTCCCTAACTTTGTATGGATATTAACACAGGAGGACACTACACAACAGGAGCTCAAGATTAAGTAAAATGCAGTGTCAGAACATTTCAATATCAGTctatatttattaattcaacaaattaccacaaactaaTCACTACATAGTGAACCAAGGAATTTCGCTGCCCTAAGGCACTGGAGCCATGGGCAGTTATCCCCTTTGCCCAAATAGTAATTTAGTTTTATGCTTGGCCCAaaccaaataattaaaaacagcgGAATAGTatataaaagcaaaacacacatacttttggccatattaTACACGTTTTTGGCTATACAGTATTAATGAAGAGAATAAGGAGAAACACTAAGAAAAAttgaaaccaaaaccaaaaagagtgtttttaatcacttaatataatttattgtattttttgtgttatATTTAGTCAGTTAACTGTTCAAAgatattttttgtaatatatcctttgttgctttgtttgtaTCCTTTTGTCTGACATGTAGGTCTAAATGGTGTTTCAAATCCCTCTCCTCACTGCCCGAAATAAAAGCTT includes:
- the LOC130183325 gene encoding hepatoma-derived growth factor-like; translated protein: MPRSNRQKEYKPGDLVFAKMKGYPHWPARIDELPEGAVKSPSNKYQVFFFGTHETAFLGAKDLFPYDECKEKFGKANKRKGFAEGLWEIENNPTVTHEGYESSKKDNASEGAGDTGSSEKADAEGSSDEDEGALVIDEKNERGGTKRKAEESTEASPKRPKDTGVEGDSKVESNKSNTEAKLNDVAGPKATAPSSQSESKPEAQENAPAGGQLTADKPVTDSA